A genomic region of Columba livia isolate bColLiv1 breed racing homer chromosome 12, bColLiv1.pat.W.v2, whole genome shotgun sequence contains the following coding sequences:
- the LOC102085725 gene encoding uncharacterized protein LOC102085725 isoform X3, producing MRSVVAARTAGGGMVGGAVGTGVTLRARSGLGLLCGAAACLSKTSLRNASGALLRETGRGEVPVPLSAPQRAPISVPQAAGSEGGAAGGSSPGDEPALAFPLTEEETAELREAFDLFDPDGEGLIDVGDLKMNVRALGCELEKSEMKKIVSEFGEKGSGKAEPCEKKEILKVFNAFDCDGTGKISLEDLKAVAEEVGEDISEEELQEMIDEADVDGDGEVDEEEFLRILTLADL from the exons ATGAGAAGCGTGGTTGCAGCGAGGACGGCTGGCGGTGGGATGGTGGGCGGCGCGGTGGGGACGGGGGTCACTCTCCGCGCTCGCtccgggctggggctgctctgcgGAGCGGCTGCTTGTCTATCGAAGACCTCCCTCAGGAACGCCTCAGGGGCATTACTGAGGGAaacggggcggggggaggtGCCCGTGCCCCTGTCGGCCCCTCAGAGGGCGCCGATCTCTGTCCCCCAGGCTGCGGGCAGCGAGGGCGGCGCCGCCGGCGGGAGCTCCCCGGGGGACGAACCGGCGCTGGCGTTCCCGCTGACCGAAGAGGAGACAGCAGAACTGCGGGAGGCCTTCGACTTGTTCGATCCGGATGGCGAGGGCCTCATAGACGTTGGAGACTTGAAG ATGAACGTAAGGGCTCTGGGCTGTGAATTGGAGAAaagtgaaatgaagaaaatagtcTCTGAATTCGGTGAAAAAGGGTCAGGGAAG GCGGAGCCATGTGAGAAGAAGGAGATCCTGAAAGTTTTCAACGCATTTGATTGCGATGGCACTGGCAAGATCTCCTTAGAGGATCTCAAGGCGGTGGCTGAGGAGGTCGGGGAAGACATCTCggaggaggagctgcag GAGATGATTGATGAAGCAGATGTGGATGGAGATGGGGAAGTGGACGAAGAGGAGTTCCTACGGATTCTGACACTGGCTGACCTGTAA
- the LOC102098203 gene encoding glutamine amidotransferase-like class 1 domain-containing protein 3, mitochondrial, with protein sequence MGKRVAVVLAGCGVYDGSEIHESSAVLVHLSREGAQAEVYAPNVDQMHVVDHVKGQPTPEKRNVLVESARIARGNIKDLAKLDVKGLDALIIPGGFGVAKNLSTWATQGKNCTISKEVEDVLKAFHAAKKPIGLCCISPVLAAKIFPGCELTVGHDTECEKWPYAKTAETMKELGCKHVNKHVTEIHVDVKNKLVTTSAFMCNAPIHEIYDGIGKMVKEVVRLA encoded by the exons ATGGGAAAGAGAGTGGCCGTGGTGCTGGCTGGTTGTGGGGTGTACGACGGGAGCGAGATCCACGAGTCTTCGGCTGTGCTGGTGCATCTCAGCAGGGAGGGGGCACAG GCAGAGGTTTATGCTCCCAATGTTGACCAGATGCACGTGGTGGACCACGTGAAAGGACAACCAACCCCGGAGAAGCGCAATGTGCTAGTCGAAAGTGCCAGAATAGCCCGAGGCAACATCAAGGACCTGGCTAAGCTGGATGTCAAAGGGCTGGATGCCCTGATCATCCCAG GTGGCTTTGGAGTGGCTAAAAACCTGAGTACTTGGGCCACTCAAGGCAAGAACTGCACCATCTCCAAAGAGGTGGAGGACGTCCTGAAGGCATTCCACGCTGCCAAAAAGCCCATTGGGCTCTGCTGCATCTCCCCAGTGCTGGCCGCCAAAATCTTCCCAGGCTGCGAGCTGACCGTGGGTCACGACACAGAGTGTGAGAA ATGGCCTTACGCAAAGACCGCTGAAACCATGAAGGAACTCGGCTGCAAGCACGTGAACAAACACGTCACTGAAATTCATGTGGATGTGAAGAACAAGCTGGTGACCACCAGTGCCTTCATGTGCAACGCCCCCATCCATGAGATCTATGATGGCATCGGAAAAATGGTAAAAGAAGTGGTCAGACTTGCCTGA
- the LOC102085725 gene encoding uncharacterized protein LOC102085725 isoform X4: protein MRSVVAARTAGGGMVGGAVGTGVTLRARSGLGLLCGAAACLSKTSLRNASGALLRETGRGEVPVPLSAPQRAPISVPQAAGSEGGAAGGSSPGDEPALAFPLTEEETAELREAFDLFDPDGEGLIDVGDLKAEPCEKKEILKVFNAFDCDGTGKISLEDLKAVAEEVGEDISEEELQEMIDEADVDGDGEVDEEEFLRILTLADL, encoded by the exons ATGAGAAGCGTGGTTGCAGCGAGGACGGCTGGCGGTGGGATGGTGGGCGGCGCGGTGGGGACGGGGGTCACTCTCCGCGCTCGCtccgggctggggctgctctgcgGAGCGGCTGCTTGTCTATCGAAGACCTCCCTCAGGAACGCCTCAGGGGCATTACTGAGGGAaacggggcggggggaggtGCCCGTGCCCCTGTCGGCCCCTCAGAGGGCGCCGATCTCTGTCCCCCAGGCTGCGGGCAGCGAGGGCGGCGCCGCCGGCGGGAGCTCCCCGGGGGACGAACCGGCGCTGGCGTTCCCGCTGACCGAAGAGGAGACAGCAGAACTGCGGGAGGCCTTCGACTTGTTCGATCCGGATGGCGAGGGCCTCATAGACGTTGGAGACTTGAAG GCGGAGCCATGTGAGAAGAAGGAGATCCTGAAAGTTTTCAACGCATTTGATTGCGATGGCACTGGCAAGATCTCCTTAGAGGATCTCAAGGCGGTGGCTGAGGAGGTCGGGGAAGACATCTCggaggaggagctgcag GAGATGATTGATGAAGCAGATGTGGATGGAGATGGGGAAGTGGACGAAGAGGAGTTCCTACGGATTCTGACACTGGCTGACCTGTAA
- the LOC102085725 gene encoding uncharacterized protein LOC102085725 isoform X1: MRSVVAARTAGGGMVGGAVGTGVTLRARSGLGLLCGAAACLSKTSLRNASGALLRETGRGEVPVPLSAPQRAPISVPQAAGSEGGAAGGSSPGDEPALAFPLTEEETAELREAFDLFDPDGEGLIDVGDLKMNVRALGCELEKSEMKKIVSEFGEKGSGKVTFQSYLQVMTQKMAEPCEKKEILKVFNAFDCDGTGKISLEDLKAVAEEVGEDISEEELQEMIDEADVDGDGEVDEEEFLRILTLADL, translated from the exons ATGAGAAGCGTGGTTGCAGCGAGGACGGCTGGCGGTGGGATGGTGGGCGGCGCGGTGGGGACGGGGGTCACTCTCCGCGCTCGCtccgggctggggctgctctgcgGAGCGGCTGCTTGTCTATCGAAGACCTCCCTCAGGAACGCCTCAGGGGCATTACTGAGGGAaacggggcggggggaggtGCCCGTGCCCCTGTCGGCCCCTCAGAGGGCGCCGATCTCTGTCCCCCAGGCTGCGGGCAGCGAGGGCGGCGCCGCCGGCGGGAGCTCCCCGGGGGACGAACCGGCGCTGGCGTTCCCGCTGACCGAAGAGGAGACAGCAGAACTGCGGGAGGCCTTCGACTTGTTCGATCCGGATGGCGAGGGCCTCATAGACGTTGGAGACTTGAAG ATGAACGTAAGGGCTCTGGGCTGTGAATTGGAGAAaagtgaaatgaagaaaatagtcTCTGAATTCGGTGAAAAAGGGTCAGGGAAGGTAACCTTTCAGTCCTATCTGCAGGTGATGACTCAGAAAATG GCGGAGCCATGTGAGAAGAAGGAGATCCTGAAAGTTTTCAACGCATTTGATTGCGATGGCACTGGCAAGATCTCCTTAGAGGATCTCAAGGCGGTGGCTGAGGAGGTCGGGGAAGACATCTCggaggaggagctgcag GAGATGATTGATGAAGCAGATGTGGATGGAGATGGGGAAGTGGACGAAGAGGAGTTCCTACGGATTCTGACACTGGCTGACCTGTAA
- the LOC102085725 gene encoding uncharacterized protein LOC102085725 isoform X2: MRSVVAARTAGGGMVGGAVGTGVTLRARSGLGLLCGAAACLSKTSLRNASGALLRETGRGEVPVPLSAPQRAPISVPQAAGSEGGAAGGSSPGDEPALAFPLTEEETAELREAFDLFDPDGEGLIDVGDLKMNVRALGCELEKSEMKKIVSEFGEKGSGKVTFQSYLQAEPCEKKEILKVFNAFDCDGTGKISLEDLKAVAEEVGEDISEEELQEMIDEADVDGDGEVDEEEFLRILTLADL, encoded by the exons ATGAGAAGCGTGGTTGCAGCGAGGACGGCTGGCGGTGGGATGGTGGGCGGCGCGGTGGGGACGGGGGTCACTCTCCGCGCTCGCtccgggctggggctgctctgcgGAGCGGCTGCTTGTCTATCGAAGACCTCCCTCAGGAACGCCTCAGGGGCATTACTGAGGGAaacggggcggggggaggtGCCCGTGCCCCTGTCGGCCCCTCAGAGGGCGCCGATCTCTGTCCCCCAGGCTGCGGGCAGCGAGGGCGGCGCCGCCGGCGGGAGCTCCCCGGGGGACGAACCGGCGCTGGCGTTCCCGCTGACCGAAGAGGAGACAGCAGAACTGCGGGAGGCCTTCGACTTGTTCGATCCGGATGGCGAGGGCCTCATAGACGTTGGAGACTTGAAG ATGAACGTAAGGGCTCTGGGCTGTGAATTGGAGAAaagtgaaatgaagaaaatagtcTCTGAATTCGGTGAAAAAGGGTCAGGGAAGGTAACCTTTCAGTCCTATCTGCAG GCGGAGCCATGTGAGAAGAAGGAGATCCTGAAAGTTTTCAACGCATTTGATTGCGATGGCACTGGCAAGATCTCCTTAGAGGATCTCAAGGCGGTGGCTGAGGAGGTCGGGGAAGACATCTCggaggaggagctgcag GAGATGATTGATGAAGCAGATGTGGATGGAGATGGGGAAGTGGACGAAGAGGAGTTCCTACGGATTCTGACACTGGCTGACCTGTAA